CATTACTAGCTCAAGCTGATATTGTGACTTTTCACGTGCCATTGGTTAAACAAGGTCCGCATAAAACCCTGCACATGCTAGACGAAACGCGCTTAAAAGCACTTAAGCCGGGTATGACGATTATCAATGCAAGCCGAGGTGATGTGATTGATAACGAAGCATTACTAGCATTGTTTGAGCAAGGCGCAAAATTAGATTGTGTGCTTGATGTTTGGGAAAACGAACCCAATATACTGACATCTCTGCTTGATTATGTACGTTATGCCAGCGTGCATATTGCTGGGCATACACTTGAAGGCAAAGCCCGCGGTACACAAATGCTGTATCAGCAAGTGTGTGAGCTTGAAGGCATCGCAGCGCTTAAGTCTCTGGACGATTTTTTGCCAGAGCCAATTAGCCATTCTGTCACGCTAGGTGAAACCTTTAACCAAGACGATATTGGTCGCTTGGTGCACTTAATTTATGATGTGCGTCGTGACGATGGCATTTTACGCAGTAAATTAGCAAGCGAAGGCTTTGATAGTTTACGTAAGAATTACCCGCCAAGACGAGAGTTTAGTACTTTGTCGGTGGCTGCCAACAGTGCATGTGAAGGCGCATTAGCTGCACTGGGATTTAGAATTAACGAATAAAGCCATTTGCTTTATTCAAAAGAGGAAAACACATGTCGCAAAAATTTAATGTAGCCGTATTAGGTGCCACAGGTTTAGTGGGTCGTCAGATTATCGAAACTTTAGAAGATCGTAAGTTTCCGGTAGACCAATTATTTTTACTCGCAAGCAGCCGTAGTGCTGGCGAAGAAATTCAATTTCGCGGTGACAGCATTGAAGTAATCGATGTTGAAGAGTTTGATTTTAGCCAAGCTCACATTGGCTTATTTTCAGCAGGCGGCAGTGTCTCTGAAAAATACGCACCGATTGCGGCAGAAGCAGGCTGTGTGGTAATTGACAATACCTCACACTTTCGTAATGACTACGATGTGCCATTAATTATTCCTGAAGTGAATGCATCAAGCTTAGCGGATTTTAGAAACCGCAACATCATTGCAAACCCTAACTGCTCAACGATTCAAATGCTGGTGGCACTAAAGCCAAT
Above is a window of Pseudoalteromonas shioyasakiensis DNA encoding:
- a CDS encoding 4-phosphoerythronate dehydrogenase gives rise to the protein MKILADQNMPLVEQYFADFGDVERFDGRNLQPEQLVGVDILLTRSVTNVDKALLTQADKLKFVGTATIGVDHIDTELLAERNIAFSSAPGCNAVAVAEYVISCLYALSQENASSLQGKTIGIVGVGSIGSCLRDKLSLLGMNVLLCDPPKHEAGELAEHIELDTLLAQADIVTFHVPLVKQGPHKTLHMLDETRLKALKPGMTIINASRGDVIDNEALLALFEQGAKLDCVLDVWENEPNILTSLLDYVRYASVHIAGHTLEGKARGTQMLYQQVCELEGIAALKSLDDFLPEPISHSVTLGETFNQDDIGRLVHLIYDVRRDDGILRSKLASEGFDSLRKNYPPRREFSTLSVAANSACEGALAALGFRINE